The genome window CCCACAAATAGCTGTGTTGTAAGCGTAATAGTTTGAAGAGCTGCAAAATCCACATTTTGATTTCATATTCGACAGCTTTAAATGGAATGTACTATCTAAACAGACAGCGCCCACAATTTGGAATCAACCGTTcatcaattggaaaatttttggTTTATTCATGCTTTTCAAGTTGGTTTAGTGGTCAAACACATTTCCAAACAAAGCGCTTTATCACGAACAGCAGAAGTCAAATAGAATGCAACCTAGATCATCATCATGAGCGATATGCCTGCAAGAAGCTGCAAATTAAAATACGTATGCAAAGTAATCAAATTGCGATGTTCGCATTTAATGGGGaaaacatcgaaggcgtcgaacaCTCTGTATATCTAGGTTGCACCGCTTTTGCTGACAGCGGCATTGAACTTGATTTGGCTCGATATTTTAGTAACTCTCAGTGCTTCATGACTGTTACTCCAAGGCTTCGTTAATTCCTCTCTCCGCCCTGTCATCGGCGTATTCTGACTCGACACGCTCTCGAACGAAGAACTACATCGACATATGGACCAGATATCGGCAAGTGTTGACTAAATGTTACACTTTGACAAAACGCGACAACTCCATCGCTAGCTATGACATGCAATGGAAGTCACTAACTCGGATTGGCCGCCACACAACCGGGCAGCCGCAAAATCGCTAAAACGCCATCACAACAGTCATCGATGCAAGCATACGGCCTAAGCAATTGGTCCTATGTTTGCATTGATAACTTGGGGTTAACCATTTAGCgaattaaataaaatcaaagtagACTTTCTTTGATTGAATAACTATTTTGAggcaaataaaatcaaaaattcacTAAGTGTAAAATAAAGATAGATATGGGTAAACACCTTGTAGTCACTTTGTAGGAGTTTTTATAGCAAGTCTGGTAGAAATACTACATATTTTGCGTTAGTTAAGATTCTTATAAACTTAGAATTGACTTTTTGAGGCGTTGATTTTCACCATTTCTTCCTTGAACTCCATTTCTCATAACAAAAGGATGTTAAATGTATCAAAACGTGCGTTTATTTCAAACAATTGAATTATACTTTTGTTATGCATTTAACGTATAAGACGATTTTCAAGTACAGAATGGGTCCAGGTTATGCTGTCCTGTTTCTAAAATGCCTATCACAATACTTTCTCTGCGCCATTccgctttatttttcccgactACGTTGCAAGATACCAAACATAAGTGTGCATTTGATACGCGGTCAAAGTTGTAatccagaaaataaaaaaaagtagacAAATTCGCAAGTACAGAATTATATAATGTGTAAAAATATCTATGATCAATACTTCAATTCATAGATAATacaaactttttcttttaaaaataataaatattttgtttttaggttatatatatattttttagaaatttgttagTGCAAAACTTTTCTTCCAGCAGTAATTCCACTTACTTTTATCTGTCATTATACTCATAACTTAAGTTTGTATGCATGTTTTGTTATTTCTTCTCAAATTTAGGTCTCTAGTTTAAATTTATTAAACCCTTCATAATATTTTTATAGCATTTAATGTTCTGCTTTAGCTTTCAAGTGCTGATAGTATCAAAAATTTATAGAAATTTACATCGCTTTTTCTTTGATGGCTCTGGAGGTTCCAATGCAGCAAGTATAGCTTCATCGAAGACATTCTTTAATCCTTTCTGAAATGTGATCAAGGAAATTATAATCGCGGTAACAACAGGAGCAACCGAGGCAAATTTTACCTGTGTTAGTGCTGAACATTCCACATATTTAACCGCTTTCAATTCTTTAGCTAATTTCTCGCCCTGCTCCATCGTGATGGGTTTCTGCTTATTTTTCGCCAATTTCTCTAAAGTACCGCTCTCGTCGCGAAGATCGATCTGTGTGCCGACCAGAAGAAACGGTGTTTTCTGACAATGGTGAGTGATTTCAGGAACCCACTGCAATTATAAAGCAAGCATATGAAATGAACGAAAACTCCATTGTCAAAAGTTAGTGCTTTACCTTTTCTTTAACGTTTTCGAACGAACTGGGGCTAACGACCGAAAAACATACCAAAAATACGTCTGTCTGTGGGTACGACAGCGGCCTGAGACGATCGTAGTCCTCTTGACCTATAATCATTTAAAGATGGGGTTTAAAGCACTTTTTGCAAAGCTATgctttttagaaaataaatacCTGCTGTGTCGAAAAGCCCTAGTGTGTAAGGTTCTCCTCCAATCATAACGGTTACAGCATAATTATCGAATACTGTCGGAACATACTCTGCTGGAAACTTATTGGTTGTGTACGATATCAGAAGGCAGGTTTTACCAACTGCCCCGTCGCCCACTACGACACATTTAATCGTTTGCATTTTTCTACAATTTGTAGATTATAACCCTGAAAGTAACAAATTTGATTTAACGAAAAATGTTCGGTTGCAAGTTTAGCTCAATCCCCGGTTGCCCAAATCCATAAACACTGATTTATCGCGATTATATCAACACGTACGAATGATAACGTTTGTGCCCATAAATTAGGTGCACTTAGTAATTGTAAATTGCATCAGTGTTACTTACGGAAATAAGTCAAATCGTCCGAGAAATAGTGAAAGAATGGAAACACTGTTTTGGAAATGTTAAAGTCTCCAATCTCCAAAATTCCTATACTATGAAACCAGCGCTGCAAATTACCGTGTTGGGAAAACATTCTAGAAAACTATCTAGTCCTCAATCTGGCCGAGTTGTTACTATCATTCGAAATGCTGTTCACACATAACACTTTGGCCGAAGAGTTTGAAATATGGCCGGTTTCAAATCATTCGAAGAGAATTGAGGTTCGAGGTGGATTTCTCGATTCAAGATACCATTAAAGACCGGCAAAGGATGATTTACATCGTAAACCAGTAGAATTCAATGTGGAGTAAAGCAAAGAAATTAGTAAAAACCCTTTGTGAGGTAgcgatccatgatgctgaggtaaatgcaagaggtacgatcctctttaagtccacccaactactggactacgctgacgatatcgacatcatgggaagaaccacccgagatgtacaaactgccttcatccagatcgagcaggcggtgcgagatcttgggctgcacatcaatgaaggcaagacaaaatatatggtggcaacgccagcaccgaagacgaatcaaccaacaacatcaaacctcgctggtcaaaaaggaagaataaggataggagaatataactttgagaccgttgacaatttctcctatctagggtcgaaaatcacaatcgataacagctacgatgatgaaatccgcgcacggttgttgtcagccaacagagcctatttcagcttacaaaaactgctccgctcgaaacgtctcaccaagggtcagtctctgaaccgaccgtgatggtgatcgcgggagttatccccgttgcccttcttgctagggagcgtcaggccatatacaagcgcaagggagatgagccaagggaggtggttgctcgcgaagaacggtaaCTGACTCTAGACgattggcagctctcttggcaaaatgaaactagaggcagatggactgcgcggctcatcggcaacttaggtgcatggctgaatcggaagcatggtgagactgactatttccttacccaatttttaagtgggcatggaaattttcagtgttacctgcacaagattggaaaggcgcgttctccggattgtgtgttttgcaatggagttgtggacgatgcccaccacacttttttttcttgtggaaggtgggatggggttcgtcagcagctctatttaaacacaggggatctctctctagacaacattttggaagagatgctgaggactgctgatagctggaaccgtgttgcccattacgttcgggcccttctcgttgctaagaagatagaactcgaccggtggaggagccggatggcagggggttccttgaactgacagttcccttcctcctctcccctcccgttggtgaaaggaattccctgatttgaaggctccgcaaggcgggagagttcgggggctggcccgaagtaatgtgacaaacggttccaggctagctctctgacgatggggaggtgtttagttggtagtccgacgacgtaccgaatcgggagtccaacactgtgtgcgtaaatgcatttaatccgtatggatgagaatgatccagcccggaaagtctataagggcaatatctatggtagaaaaacaagacgaggcagaccctgcctaagatggagcgatggcataggccaggacgccagacagcttttgaggatatcgaattggtggacctaggcgcaaaaccgggatgtctggagctccttattaaggcaggcctagaccggataccggttgttgcgccgttgatgatgatgatgaggtggCGATTAGATATCTCAACTTCAAATGCAAGGATATCACCCGTAAAGTTGATAAGATCTTTGACTTCCTAGTGTTTAAAAGGCCTCGAGGAGACTAGCGATCAAAACTATTAGCGCCAATTTTCGGCATAAACCAGGAGGTTTACAATGAACTCGAAGACCCCCAAAACCTAAAACTTAAGCCTTGTTGTCGCACACATGCATAATCCGAGGAGAAATTTCTGTTGTTTTGTCAATTGCGCAAATTGTTCTTATAGGAGATGAAGGATTTGCTCCATCCATCCATAGTCGCTTTGCAATCAAAATGCATTTCCAACTATTGGCATTGCTGAGCTAGGAGAACAAACGAAACGACGTCTAACTCACACAAATCCAGAAAAAGTCGACAAAATCATTCTTACTTTATGTATTTTGTATAATTTGATgtgcgaggaaaaaattccaAGTTGATCGGAATCAGTAATAGCGAAACTGTCATTTTACCACTAGAGATTCTCATCGCAATGGCGTATTCGATCGGACGAGCAACGACCGAAGGAATAATTACTTGAGAGAAGCCCAAAGACATTGGAGTAATGACGCTAACGATTTGACCAATTTCAAGCTTAATTCGAGCAAAGGTGAAAACTTTTAAACTGTGAGACGTGATAATGTGCCCTTTGTGACATGAAATAATATGGTTTTGAAAGGATGGCCAATAACTCTCCTAAAATTCCGTTAGTGTCCAATGCAATTATGAGTGAGTACTACTTCACATTTAGAAATGCATTTTACAAAGCAACTTCCAGGATAGCAATGGGTAACCTTTTCTCTCCGCTGTTATGTGAAATATTAAATTCTCTACATTCCTCCGAAAGGAAAACATAGAACTCGTCAAATGGAAAACATTAGCTTACTGAAACTTTACGCAAATATGTGAGACTAGTTACTTTAGTGTGATCccgatattcaaagtcttagattgcGGTTAATTTGCAAAGAGAAAAAATTTGACCTACTGcaagtgcgattttcatcaaactttggTCATTACATCATGATACTGCTACAGAATTTTATGATTctgggatgaacctaaggggaatTTTCACCCAATTAACAAAAAGTAGAGtaacatgctattattaactttatttgaacagatatcggaataggatgtattttggggcctagatttcgataATTGTgttttttatcagatttttcggtgcaggttctgagaacgagaccttttaCATTTTTCGGGCCACACATTTTCAGCTCTCAATCCCCTGTTTTACAAactatcagaaataaaatctgttttgaaaagaacttttcagccctttcgtttgataccccacatgaccatattctgagaaaaaaaaatcacgccCCGTTTCGTATGTATGGGAAGCTCTCCCTTAATTCCAGCGCGAAATGATACCACTCGTTAAATGTAAAGGGACTCACAGACTACGTGTTCTCAACAAATGTCGTGTCAATAACTTCAGccatttctgagtaaatcggatgtggcagacagacagacatcgaatcgattctaacaaggttttgtttcacacaaaacacatCATTGGACCAGCGAGTTAATAAAACGCAGAAATGAAAGCTGTTCGAGGAACGGACAAAaagtaaatcaaatcaaaagctTTTACTTTACTTCCTCAAGAAAACTACACAAATTGGATAAGTAGCAATGaatattgtaaataaatttataaaatagtaaaaatgaAACTTATCTCGACTTCAAATCACTAAAATTTTAACATAATCACGacaattttgaatgaaaactTAACACTTGGTCAAGTGTTCATGTGTCAAAGTGTGTCAAAGTTCATGTGAAGGAGATTAGCTTCAAGTCAAGCGACGCCAACAACTCCAGAGACTCCATGCTACCCCCGAAACTAGAGAACAATCAACCATCCCACCTGTGTCCAATTTTACTTTTTGTCGCCGAATCCAGCTGATCAAACTCTAACTTCATAAGCCGGTCTCTGTTCCGCTAATTCCTTGCTTGGAGCAGCAAAAGCTACATCAAAATGCATTACTAGCGGCATAAAAATTCGTCCCAGTAAAGGTCAACCGCTTTGCCTACATTCAAAAAGTTTATGTGCAAGCTAGGAATCAATGAACATTTTGCCCGATCAATTTTTCCTTGCCCTATTaggaaattattaataaatacaaattggatttattcaaatgaaaatggattctgggtttaggggaaagcgaccaattttttgtttttaataaataaatattaaatgttgcatttgaatgaatgaatatcgGGAtgagaattatgaaattgagaAGCAACTGGGAAAGCTAAGGAGTGTTAGAATGGGAGAAAAAGGGGAAATATTACATATCATTGAATTCACTCT of Hermetia illucens chromosome 4, iHerIll2.2.curated.20191125, whole genome shotgun sequence contains these proteins:
- the LOC119654534 gene encoding cdc42 homolog, which translates into the protein MQTIKCVVVGDGAVGKTCLLISYTTNKFPAEYVPTVFDNYAVTVMIGGEPYTLGLFDTAGQEDYDRLRPLSYPQTDVFLVCFSVVSPSSFENVKEKWVPEITHHCQKTPFLLVGTQIDLRDESGTLEKLAKNKQKPITMEQGEKLAKELKAVKYVECSALTQKGLKNVFDEAILAALEPPEPSKKKRCKFL